A genome region from Paludisphaera rhizosphaerae includes the following:
- a CDS encoding phytanoyl-CoA dioxygenase family protein: MAGLKTGPAGEAGTRPIAEPVGRDLKSLYQREGFAFVAGFVDTTTATLIRQTIDGLYERIQDLPPGHVDDLAPESARAGRPGIPAIRNILRLDPELRHILEPATLGAARSFLGKTAPILWDVAVYMPVGLPEVESPWHQDAAVYGLTGKREPKSYGYFWMALEDVDASGGAIRFVPGSHLGPKLPHHWRRGDENSGMETSAAIDPATVYTSSLRAGDATFHHPCLVYGAGPNLSDLCRKAWVLGVGAPNLPPWLHRLRVAFQGRFSR, from the coding sequence ATGGCAGGATTGAAAACCGGCCCGGCCGGCGAAGCGGGGACGAGGCCGATTGCCGAACCCGTCGGACGGGATTTGAAGTCTCTGTACCAGCGCGAGGGCTTCGCCTTCGTGGCGGGGTTTGTCGATACGACCACCGCGACGTTGATCCGACAGACGATCGACGGGCTCTATGAACGGATTCAGGATCTGCCGCCGGGGCACGTCGACGACCTGGCCCCCGAATCCGCTCGCGCCGGGCGGCCGGGGATCCCGGCGATCCGCAACATCCTCCGGCTCGACCCCGAGTTGCGCCACATTCTGGAACCCGCCACGCTGGGGGCTGCACGGTCCTTCCTCGGCAAGACGGCGCCCATCCTCTGGGACGTCGCCGTCTACATGCCGGTGGGGCTTCCCGAAGTCGAGTCCCCCTGGCATCAGGACGCCGCCGTCTACGGACTGACCGGCAAACGCGAGCCCAAGTCCTACGGCTACTTCTGGATGGCGCTCGAAGACGTCGACGCCTCCGGCGGCGCCATCCGGTTCGTCCCCGGCTCGCATCTGGGGCCAAAGCTCCCCCACCACTGGCGCCGCGGCGACGAGAACTCCGGCATGGAGACCTCCGCCGCCATCGACCCGGCGACCGTCTACACCTCATCGCTCCGCGCCGGCGACGCGACCTTCCACCACCCCTGCCTGGTGTACGGGGCCGGCCCCAACCTCTCGGACCTCTGCCGCAAGGCCTGGGTCCTGGGGGTGGGCGCCCCGAATCTCCCGCCCTGGCTGCACCGGCTCCGCGTGGCGTTCCAGGGGCGATTCAGCCGTTGA
- a CDS encoding PEP-CTERM sorting domain-containing protein, translated as MKKLVYLAALFGMGLATTAVQADPILWICDNNGDIGRVDVATGNVLNVYSAGVTLTDIAFDSAGNLYGISFTNFYSINTSGPNIGHANLVGSLNPPGPGDGGNGGMNSLVFSSTGVAYAMSNATNDLYTINTSTGAATALSGGVGAYRSSGDLAFHNGSLYLTTTSNDLIRVNMGPVSATLVGALGVSNAFGLANGDNNVLYGVAGTNIYTVNTLTGAATFLRSYANAQGLGSANGAAFYLEATPVPEPSSVVMMLAGGLGLAAVARRRRAV; from the coding sequence ATGAAGAAGCTCGTTTACCTGGCGGCTCTGTTTGGGATGGGCTTGGCGACGACCGCGGTTCAGGCCGATCCGATCCTCTGGATCTGCGACAACAACGGCGACATCGGCCGGGTGGACGTCGCCACCGGCAACGTGCTGAACGTCTACAGCGCGGGCGTGACGCTGACCGACATCGCGTTCGATTCCGCGGGCAACCTGTACGGGATCAGCTTCACCAACTTCTACTCGATCAATACGTCGGGCCCGAACATCGGCCATGCCAACCTGGTCGGCTCGCTCAACCCTCCCGGCCCCGGCGACGGCGGCAACGGCGGGATGAACTCCCTGGTCTTCTCCAGCACGGGCGTGGCCTACGCGATGAGCAACGCCACTAACGACCTCTACACGATCAACACGAGCACGGGCGCCGCCACGGCGCTGTCCGGGGGCGTCGGCGCCTACCGTTCGTCGGGCGACCTGGCGTTCCACAACGGCAGCCTCTACCTGACGACCACGTCGAACGACCTGATCCGGGTGAACATGGGGCCGGTCTCGGCGACGCTCGTCGGCGCCCTCGGGGTGTCGAACGCCTTCGGCCTTGCCAACGGCGACAACAACGTCCTGTACGGCGTGGCCGGCACGAACATCTACACGGTCAACACCTTGACCGGGGCGGCGACGTTCCTGAGGAGCTATGCCAACGCCCAGGGCCTTGGCTCGGCCAACGGTGCGGCCTTCTATCTGGAGGCGACGCCCGTCCCCGAGCCCAGCAGCGTGGTGATGATGCTCGCCGGCGGCCTCGGCCTGGCGGCCGTCGCCCGGCGGCGCCGCGCGGTCTGA
- a CDS encoding phytanoyl-CoA dioxygenase family protein → MAGLRTGSAGEARTKLNTDPARRDLGALYQREGFAVVAGLVDTTTATRIRQTIDGFYEQIHDLPPGHVYNLDPESVRAGRPGIPAIRNILRLDPELRRILEPAALGAARSFLGKTAPILWDAAVYMPAGHPEVESPWHQDAAVYGLTGKREPKSYGYFWMALEDVDASGGAIRFVPGSHLGPKLPHHWRRGDENSGMETSAAIDPATVYTASLRAGDATFHHPWLLHGAGPNLSDRCRKAWVLGVGAPNLPPWLHRLRVAFKQRFGR, encoded by the coding sequence ATGGCAGGATTGAGAACCGGCTCGGCCGGTGAAGCACGGACGAAACTAAACACGGATCCCGCCAGGCGAGATCTGGGAGCCCTGTATCAGCGCGAGGGCTTCGCCGTTGTGGCGGGGCTCGTCGATACGACCACCGCGACGAGGATCCGGCAGACGATCGACGGGTTTTACGAGCAGATCCATGACTTGCCGCCAGGTCACGTCTACAACCTGGACCCTGAGTCCGTCCGCGCCGGACGGCCGGGAATCCCGGCGATCCGCAACATTCTCCGGCTCGACCCCGAGTTGCGTCGCATTCTGGAACCCGCCGCGCTGGGGGCTGCACGGTCCTTCCTCGGCAAGACGGCGCCCATCCTCTGGGACGCCGCCGTCTACATGCCGGCCGGGCACCCCGAGGTCGAGTCCCCCTGGCACCAGGACGCCGCCGTCTACGGACTGACCGGAAAACGCGAGCCCAAGTCCTACGGCTACTTCTGGATGGCGCTCGAAGACGTCGACGCCTCCGGCGGCGCCATCCGGTTCGTCCCCGGCTCGCACCTGGGGCCGAAGCTCCCCCACCACTGGCGCCGCGGCGACGAGAACTCCGGCATGGAGACCTCCGCCGCCATCGATCCGGCGACCGTCTACACCGCCTCCCTCCGCGCCGGCGACGCGACCTTCCACCACCCCTGGCTGCTCCACGGGGCCGGCCCCAACCTCTCCGACCGCTGCCGCAAGGCCTGGGTCCTGGGCGTGGGCGCCCCGAATCTCCCGCCCTGGCTGCACCGGCTCCGCGTGGCGTTCAAGCAACGGTTCGGCCGATGA